DNA from Numenius arquata unplaced genomic scaffold, bNumArq3.hap1.1 HAP1_SCAFFOLD_38, whole genome shotgun sequence:
ccggcaaagagtgtacgacccttctgtgaatccctaccacaatcatccagcagctcaaagctggggtctctaagcttcgacaaagcgacagttgggattggttagataaactttttgaaggatggggattgtcagggtggttaaggagtcttgtgaaaatgattatgtatgctttggctgtctttgttttcttgttactttttttgccgtgtttgttgcaatgcttacaaggattgatagcacgctccataaaaagagttcttattgtgcaacaagaagagggagatgtgggacaggattcggctggtctcagcaaaacccccagcactgctcagttgatagaagaagatgtgctggaactggttggccacaggccctgggaaggataagataagaactttcagaatagggagtactgacttcctacaaggacagctggtgagattgtaaaacaattatcctgtaaaagagaaactattgtccttgctcaagatagatttatatataattagaagaaataagtgtttagaaaaatactttttgcattagcatcagcattagccaatctgtgaatgtctaatgtggaatgtgaaccaatcagcttagaacacgctaccttaggactagtataaatgtatgtaaagaattataataaaatcgacatcttgcttgcatcaagctgcgtcccgtctctccatcgcggcatgtacaaattgcaacttaccttctgagactcagagtcctttttctgccaagaagtttagtaattttatggtggcagattgaacttccacctcctcttccccagatattaataaatatgggtttatgaaagggaggtcctgcttaaccaacttgatctctttctatgaccatgggacccgccttctccatgcagggaaggctgtggatgttgtctacctggactttggtgaggcctttgacactgtcccccacagcgttctcctggagaagctggagaatcatggcatagacaagtgtcctcttcactgggtaaaaaactggctggatggccatgcccagagagttgtgattaatggggtgaaatccagttggtggctggtcaccagtgttgtccctcagggctcagctTTGGGGCCaatattgtttaatatctttatggatgatctggatgaggggattgagtgcaccctcagtaagtttgcagatgacaccaaaccaggtgggagtgttgatctgcttgagggtcagaaggctctacagagggacctggacaggttggatcattgggccaaggccaatgagatgaggtttaataaggccaagtgccgggtcctgcattttggtcacaacaaccccaggcaacgctacaagctcagggaagagtggctggaaagctgctcagcagaaaaggacctggggatgttggtggacagccggcttaacatgagccagcagtgtgcccaggtggccaagaaggccaacggcatcctggcctgtatcaggaacagcgtggccagcaggaggagggcagtgatggtgcctctgtcctgggcactggtgaggcctcacctcgagggctgtgttcagttctgggcccctcactacaggaaggacattgagctgctggaccgtgtccagaggagagccaccaagctggtgaggggtctggagaacaagtcatacgagcagaggctgagggacttgggcatgtttagtttggagaagaggaggctgaggggagacctcattgccctctacaactccctgaaaggagggtgtagagaggtgggtgttggcctcttctcccaagggaataatgacggaagcagaggaaatggtctgaagttgcggcaggggaggtttaggttagatattaggaagaattacttgactgagagagtggtcaggccctggaacagcctgcccagggaggtggtggagtcaccaggtatttaaggaacgtgtagccatggcacttcagggcatgctctagtgcccgagattcttgggttgtgcctgtttgtgggtgggtgtgctgtgtggttgtgggtgtttgttttgtgtggtttcggttttggttttggtgtttggtttctttgtttttcggTTTgtgtgggtggtgtttttttggtggttttttttttttttttttttttttttgtggttggactcgatgatctcaaaggtcccttccaaccaagaagattctgtgattcattgaggtgctgttagggagttcagctctggaagggaattgcccagtgcctgtcccgacctgtggtccagggctgccccacagcaggaggatgagctgccagagcactcgggctccatagcaaggcacgggctcagaaggagagcgtgggtgtggaaagagaacaaattggaaaagaccaaggttggtgctcgctgacagagctgctgtgctcggactctttcccctccacctctgctcacaggcattgccctgcagctccagagaaagcctgagaggaaggattttgggcaacaggtcgctggatggttctatattttattttaatccacagagagagcaggtcctcatttatacagtatgtagatttcacaaatttggaaaaatacataattcgaaacagcaaaacaagttggtttttttggtagaaaacgttatacaaagtaaagcaaaaaagaaaaaaacaacaaaagccaaacaaaggcctaaacacagaattaaaactaacataaactacagtagatgagcttgacatataatgagttacattaacagtgatttgtagatgaagacagcttattgtttcagaaaatcatctggtcatcagtttccacactgcacctttgagctcctggttcctcatgctgtagatgagggggttcactgctggaggcaccaccgagtacagaacagccaccaccaggtctagaacttgggaggagatggagaggggcttcaggtgggcaaacatgccagtgctgagaaacagggagaccacggccaggtgagggaggcacgtggaaaaggctttgtgccgtccctgctcagaggggatcctcagcacggccctgaagatctgcacataggacaccacaatggaaacaaaacaaccaaatgataaacaggcactgaccacaagaagcccaacttccctgaggtaggactgtgagcaggagagcttgaggatctgggggatttcacagaagaactggtccaggacattgccctggcagaggggcagggaaaatgtattggccgtgtgcaggagagcattgagaaacccactgccccaggcagctgctgccatgtggacacaagctctgctgcccaggagggtcccatagtgcaggggttggcagatggcaacgtagcggtcgtaggacatgacagtgagaagataaaactctgcaccaatgcaaaagaaaaaaaagaagagctgtgcagcgcatccccagtaggagatggccctggtatcccacagggaattggccatggatttagggacagtggtggagatggatcccaggtcaagaacggagaggttgaggaggaagaagtacatgggggtgtggaggcggtggtcacaggcgatggcggtgatgatgagtgcgtttcccaggagggcagccaggtagatgcccaggaagagcccgaagtgcaagagctgcagctcccgtgtgtctgtgaatgccaggaggaggaactgggtgatggagctgctgttggacatttgctaccactggctgtggttatctgttgagaaggaaaaggcagtacaaagttcaccctgacttctctgagcaaaactgattgcatgtctcattgcaaccccccactcaggctctctcttttcaggaagacctccctgcagctccctcacttgagccctggcttttgctggatgagggtgccattgggagcagggactccggaatgggaaactgaggactccttctggctgtgccgcagggtgatctcaaattaaatgtacttgtgagacatcaaagaactttttgtctctgttccctgcaattttcccagctgcagaactgagctgaggggattttgttttgtttaatgtgttctagattcacctgccacgtttaggagtgggtttggatgcttgaaatccctcacatttctaatgcactccaagtgaaatcctgtgggtcccgagcagcaaagggactgtcccttagtgcagagagaggagagctgctctgcccatcggtcctgttctcagctgccctgtgttggcagcttggacctggaggagggtcacactccgatgtccccctaaaaagaaagaggacactgcagagagcagaggaatccaggttcaaagagcagattcacagactcctcgccctttctcatctctcccctcccagactgggacacagagggatcactgcagtggcccatctaacgctgcccagcagcatttccatggcctcagcacccagatgtcttctccatgggcatcctgggcagcacagagatactctgggagagctgtacccttctggagggcaccctgcagccccacaggacaccccagggaaaaagctgaatgtcctgagctggcctggaggagacttgggcacgtttctcccctagacacgtctgtagagcaggacccaaaggatgggagtctgaacaggagctgaatctgccgcccccgacccccacccccggcactgactcaggaaagccaatggtgagaaccagggcagcacaggcaggaggggacggcagtgaaacgccacaatgctcctggccaagggaggagggacacacaaacaagatggaaatcaggggtttgccctttcctgggctctggctgctgcaggggtgatgcgcagccaagaccccatgggcctgaggacagaggctctgcctgggctgggaaaggagaccagggaggagctgctcaggggaaggtgtctgtgctgcagggacagcagggaggtgcccacatccccttccccagcctttctggcagcagctccctctcactccctgcccatgtctctgctgccaggagccgtctccctgtccccagctcaactcctgccagtgctcacaaaccccatcccacccgctgggcgcccacctctgcctgcaaacacctcccaggggcatctctgcgtgtgcaggggctaaagagcagatcacacaaaacctgatgcggctgcaaaggggaagatgctgctgagtgaatgtgcttcctgagaagtccccttagaaatgtcacgaggaagagcttaacccgtgagaagccctgacccgtgcagcactctcttgacagcagaggcaccgtgccctcacctgctcgtccctaccctaccgttgtggtggtcactccttccacccacagcttctccccacactccccgggcaggctacagctgaccctggcagcagcagaatcccttcccagcacacagtgccctggtgtgtagggtccccgctctgatggacagccctgggcagccctgtttgcacacccggcttcacgcctctgatgcccaaggccttctctgaagcatgtcctcctcctccacaccagaaaacccagcagaaccttcctgacaggtcctatcggtcatggcatgtgccaggtctaggagacgcttccaggaactcagctgcgttgccctgcagccagagacttaccgtgtcaaagcctgggaagatttctccccctggtgagctctcactcaccaccccagcctgcctttacctctctctcacatctcgtctcccctcggtgcctgcaggcagtgccctcagccctgctgcgcttggcagaggagctgctcctgggcagagctgtctctctgccgcgctgccccatggccaggagctccctccatcccaggagcccggcccagctcagcagcagagcaacagcccaaggcagcgcttcctctggcccctctgggctccctcagagatgtccctggggctccagggcaactgactctgaaaccaactgaagtcattaatgatgtttgttccttccgctggggagagacacttctttccagcagtggcatttcccctctcagagacagagttaggtccaagaatgacctcttcttgaggtcactgtgagacaggacacccaggcagtgaaagggaggaatctcctctacctcctgtacccatgcaaaccacaggtggcatttgaggtgccagaggtggtccaagacacttgcagataactgatggaaacattcagaaggactgggcagcacctgggctca
Protein-coding regions in this window:
- the LOC141478606 gene encoding olfactory receptor 14J1-like, which translates into the protein MSNSSSITQFLLLAFTDTRELQLLHFGLFLGIYLAALLGNALIITAIACDHRLHTPMYFFLLNLSVLDLGSISTTVPKSMANSLWDTRAISYWGCAAQLFFFFFCIGAEFYLLTVMSYDRYVAICQPLHYGTLLGSRACVHMAAAAWGSGFLNALLHTANTFSLPLCQGNVLDQFFCEIPQILKLSCSQSYLREVGLLVVSACLSFGCFVSIVVSYVQIFRAVLRIPSEQGRHKAFSTCLPHLAVVSLFLSTGMFAHLKPLSISSQVLDLVVAVLYSVVPPAVNPLIYSMRNQELKGAVWKLMTR